The following are encoded together in the Babesia microti strain RI chromosome II, complete genome genome:
- a CDS encoding BMN2 family (overlaps_old_locusTagID:BBM_II04265) has protein sequence MMKFNIDKIILINLIVLLNRNVVYCVDTNDVSLSESQSVPTNIDTDNTITNTSNDNLITAKFLSNFNFFGKPLTIGFEYKIDKSQQNKLSDPNKIDKIKFSDYIIEFDDNAKLPTIGTVEGIIIYTCEHNNPVLVEFIVSTEKYCYYYFYPMNNNTNKWNNHKLKHNNGLKKYIDKNGINYYKLPDSRSCCCSHAPIKKYEHTRLAKKHCNEEKCEMLDNIEYKNLEIYLK, from the coding sequence atgatgaaatttaacatagataagataatattaatcaatttaatagtATTATTGAATCGAAATGTAGTGTATTGTGTGGATACAAATGATGTTTCATTAAGTGAATCACAATCAGTACCAACTAATATTGACACTGATAATACTATTACAAATACATCCAATGATAATCTAATTACAGCTAAATTTTTATcgaattttaatttttttggtAAACCTTTAACAATAGGATTTGAATACAAGATAGATAAATCAcaacaaaataaattatcagatccaaataaaattgataaaatcaaattttctgattatataattgaatttgatgacAATGCTAAATTACCAACAATTGGTACTGTTGAAGGTATAATCATCTATACTTGCGAGCATAATAATCCAGTATTAGTTGAATTTATAGTTTCTACAGAAAAATATTGCTACTATTATTTCTACCCaatgaataataatacaaataaatggaataatcacaaattaaaaCATAATAATggattgaaaaaatatattgacaAGAATggtattaattattataaattaccagATTCAAGATCGTGTTGTTGTTCTCATGCTCccattaaaaaatatgagCATACAAGACTAGCAAAAAAACATTGCAATGAAGAAAAATGTGAAATGCTAGATAACATTGAGTATaagaatttggaaatttatctaaaataa
- a CDS encoding Tpr related protein, putative (overlaps_old_locusTagID:BBM_II04270): MSNGNDNMKKTATVFSGLVFSFPLRLVITGASYAVVRFKLPPSEIGPFISILSNSMQITFILGILSINILIWCKVQGNIIRYISIIINWLYLIIHLTMLIMIYSSDDIKGNLSAYYWAMMIAGYLSGASGTCVLSVNGEYATIFTTTVPLSGMLMSGCNWIILKRISAISDYETSYRIINYQIIIYIIMILITSILWTILFNVNADTNDSTTGNTTIVTMASIFGIFVSVCHWIILKYENGLLKYETSYKIINYQIIIYIIMILITSIIWLLGFNGNAASAAKLVATRTDSSGDIESGTGGGFKSSGSGGTGSEAGGSGTGSSVTTPSVKSSGSSSPSSTSSSSSSTEVPSSTTSESGGEVGADSPDTSSGNSGNPTTPTTTTTTSSSTSTGSSGSTPTIEPSNTIEITISGSTINATKDASEFSNGKYKYSITDADQQKELLDPKTINQLKFDDKELKFSNEAKLPKSDGGTNDGVKDITIYTCGDSDKKPILIQFSATIGKSTRYYFYKLKDNNEWKNEKLECTSISHQVDDNRIEYYETFCDGAFPPYNTEYGKQKCSEQK, from the coding sequence ATGTCTAATGGTAATGATAATATGAAGAAGACAGCAACTGTCTTTTCTGGACTAGTTTTTTCATTTCCACTTCGTCTCGTTATAACAGGTGCCAGTTATGCAGTAGTAAGGTTCAAACTCCCGCCAAGTGAAATTGGACCATTTATTAGCATATTAAGTAACTCTATGCAAATCACATTCATTCTTggtattttatcaataaatatactaatatGGTGTAAAGTACAGGGTAATATTATTAGGTATATATCTATCATTATTAACTGgttatatttgattattcatttaacaatgttaataatgatttacaGTAGTGATGATATTAAGGGTAATTTGAGTGCATATTACTGGGCGATGATGATAGCAGGTTATTTAAGTGGAGCATCTGGTACATGTGTGTTAAGTGTGAATGGAGAGTATGCCACAATCTTCACAACCACAGTTCCTCTATCTGGAATGTTAATGTCAGGATGTaattggataatattgaaGCGTATAAGTGCAATATCAGATTATGAAACAAGTTACAGgattattaattatcaaataataatatatataataatgatattgataacatcaattttatggacaatattatttaatgtgAATGCAGATACTAATGATAGTACAACAGGTAATACTACAATCGTTACCATGGCATCtatatttggaatttttgtatcAGTATGTCattggataatattaaagtatgaaaatggattattaaaatatgaaacAAGTTACAagattattaattatcaaataataatatacataataatgatattgataacatCGATTATATGGTTATTAGGATTTAATGGTAATGCTGCAAGTGCTGCTAAACTTGTTGCTACTAGAACTGATAGTAGTGGAGACATTGAATCTGGTACAGGTGGAGGTTTTAAATCTAGTGGATCTGGTGGAACAGGTAGTGAAGCTGGTGGTTCTGGCACTGGATCTAGTGTAACTACTCCAAGTGTTAAATCTAGTGGATCTAGTAGTCCTAGTTCTACTAGTTCTTCCAGTTCTAGTACTGAAGTTCCATCTAGTACAACTTCTGAATCTGGTGGAGAAGTTGGAGCTGATAGTCCTGATACTAGTTCTGGTAATTCTGGTAATCCTACTACTCCTACTACTACTACTACTACTAGTTCTAGTACTTCTACTGGATCTAGTGGATCTACTCCAACTATTGAACCTAGTAATACCATTGAAATAACTATATCGGGTAGTACAATTAATGCTACTAAAGATGCTAGTGAATTTTCTAAtggtaaatataaatacagCATAACTGATGCAGATCAACAAAAAGAATTATTAGATccaaaaacaattaatcaacTTAAATTTGATGACAAAGAACTTAAATTTAGTAATGAAGCTAAACTTCCAAAAAGTGATGGAGGTACTAATGATGGTGTTAAggatataacaatatatacttGCGGTGATTCTGATAAAAAACCAatattaatacaattttctGCTACTATAGGAAAATCAACCCGCTATTATTTCTACAAATTAAAGGATAATAATGAATGgaaaaatgaaaaattagaaTGTACCAGTATTAGTCATCAAGTTGACGATAATCGTATTGAATATTATGAAACCTTTTGTGATGGTGCCTTTCCCCCTTATAATACAGAATATGGTAAACAAAAATGTAGTGAGCAAAAATGA